One window of the Sphaerochaeta associata genome contains the following:
- a CDS encoding DUF4332 domain-containing protein, whose amino-acid sequence MIWISSSVDFYKRTLFPAICLACLCDLSRIQWVSPLFARLLLEAGYGSVARVSAAQSRELVQAIADANARLLLFKGKIGQKDMARLVYCANLLSQELEC is encoded by the coding sequence TTGATTTGGATTTCCTCAAGCGTCGACTTTTACAAGAGGACCTTATTCCCAGCCATCTGTCTTGCATGCCTGTGCGACCTTTCCCGCATTCAATGGGTCAGCCCCCTCTTTGCAAGGTTGCTCCTTGAAGCAGGGTATGGATCGGTTGCAAGGGTGTCAGCTGCCCAAAGCAGAGAACTGGTGCAAGCCATAGCTGATGCCAATGCAAGATTGCTGCTGTTCAAAGGAAAAATCGGCCAGAAGGATATGGCAAGGCTTGTGTACTGTGCAAACCTTCTCAGCCAGGAGCTGGAGTGCTGA
- a CDS encoding DUF1343 domain-containing protein — protein sequence MLCGVDKAVDALSGMHLGDKRLALVTHAASLTKTFESSKSFLCRHLNITDLFAPEHGLGSFIADGKDVEDQRDEETGLVVHSLYSSGGKAVDPDVFQNLDGILFDIQDVGLRFYTYIATLKQLLELGKPVIVLDRPNPLGGSIVEGPILPPSLESFVGHGGLPVRYGLTIGELAFWMQHHYRLCGELGIVELSGYGRSSLWQQTGRPWTMTSPALSHVEAVFLYAGFCLFEGTNLSEGRGTSAPFELFGAPFIDPWKLASEVAKLGLTSVVFTPISFIPGQSKHQGRLCHGLYAHILDYHTLRPFSICLQVLSTIHRLYPDQLDFNAHFSKLAGFEPEELFADKLEYTLQRSEADAQTFMNEKRRFERYGN from the coding sequence ATGCTTTGTGGCGTCGACAAGGCGGTGGATGCACTCTCGGGGATGCACTTGGGCGACAAGCGCTTGGCATTGGTGACTCATGCTGCAAGCCTTACAAAAACCTTTGAGTCCTCGAAGTCCTTTCTGTGCAGACACCTGAATATAACCGATCTCTTCGCCCCCGAACACGGCCTGGGCTCCTTCATTGCAGATGGGAAGGATGTTGAGGACCAACGGGACGAAGAAACCGGTTTGGTGGTTCACAGCCTCTACAGCAGTGGGGGAAAGGCCGTCGATCCTGACGTATTTCAGAACCTTGACGGTATTCTCTTCGATATACAAGATGTAGGGTTACGCTTCTATACCTATATAGCGACTCTTAAGCAATTGCTTGAGCTTGGAAAACCGGTGATCGTACTGGACCGGCCCAATCCTTTGGGAGGTTCCATTGTGGAAGGACCCATTCTTCCCCCATCCCTGGAAAGCTTTGTCGGCCACGGCGGGCTTCCCGTCCGCTACGGCCTTACCATCGGAGAACTTGCATTTTGGATGCAACACCACTACCGCTTGTGTGGTGAACTTGGAATTGTAGAGCTTTCCGGGTATGGACGTTCTTCTCTATGGCAGCAGACCGGTCGACCCTGGACCATGACCAGTCCCGCCCTATCCCATGTCGAGGCGGTGTTTCTCTATGCAGGATTCTGCCTCTTCGAGGGGACCAACCTGAGCGAGGGAAGGGGAACCAGTGCACCCTTCGAGCTTTTTGGAGCCCCGTTCATCGATCCCTGGAAATTGGCAAGCGAAGTTGCCAAGTTGGGCCTGACATCGGTAGTGTTCACCCCGATTTCATTCATTCCCGGCCAGAGCAAGCATCAGGGCCGACTCTGTCACGGCCTGTACGCCCACATTCTGGATTACCATACCCTGCGTCCGTTCAGCATCTGTCTACAGGTGCTTTCAACCATCCATCGGCTGTATCCTGATCAGCTTGACTTCAATGCACATTTCTCCAAGCTTGCAGGCTTCGAGCCTGAAGAACTCTTTGCCGACAAGCTTGAATACACATTGCAGAGATCAGAGGCGGACGCGCAGACGTTCATGAACGAGAAGAGGAGATTTGAACGATATGGGAATTGA
- the nagZ gene encoding beta-N-acetylhexosaminidase: MGIERRIMIGQHFVCGFEGTGMDDSFIEAVRRYKIGNVILFSRNIASKEQLYKLCFDIQELVQHECGHPALITIDQEGGMVTRLSGDCTNVPSAMAIAATGEEKSAFDAGLLTATELRALGVNVDFAPCLDVNSNSHNPVIGVRSYGDRSEVVSSYGLSMIDGLQSGGVMAVAKHFPGHGDTHLDSHVALPVVEGTKEELAMHLAPFRSAVAGGVMGIMTSHILFPQLEKNNVPATMSRSIITDFLRSELGFKGLIFSDCMEMDAIAKHYGTVKGAVAALKAGVDLVCISHHVCLGCEAVEAVEAALDAGVLSEADLKQSTHNILMAKSMLAEEQRPPLSVVDCPEHRAMNQKLHRQSLTLVQDVPFALGDNPCFVGPKCFRATNVSSDEEALVFAPYMAALLGGSSIVTDENPGNEEIERVGGQTSSSSSVVCATYNGHLHPGQIQLVNSLVENKPVLCIALRNPYDLALLDARIRSIAAYAYTKPVLAAFAKYVQEPFPLEGRLTVSLGGSHA, translated from the coding sequence ATGGGAATTGAGAGACGGATTATGATCGGCCAGCACTTTGTCTGCGGGTTTGAGGGAACTGGAATGGACGACTCCTTCATTGAGGCTGTGCGGCGCTACAAAATCGGCAATGTCATTCTCTTCTCGCGCAACATTGCAAGCAAGGAACAGCTGTACAAGCTGTGTTTTGATATTCAAGAATTGGTGCAGCATGAGTGCGGTCACCCCGCCCTTATCACGATCGACCAAGAGGGTGGCATGGTTACCAGGCTCTCTGGCGACTGCACAAACGTCCCTTCTGCCATGGCGATTGCCGCAACAGGTGAAGAGAAGTCGGCTTTTGATGCGGGTCTGTTGACGGCGACCGAGCTTAGGGCCCTTGGTGTGAATGTGGATTTCGCACCGTGTTTGGATGTGAACAGCAATTCGCATAATCCGGTGATCGGGGTGAGAAGCTATGGCGATCGCAGCGAGGTTGTCTCTTCCTACGGGCTGTCGATGATTGATGGATTACAAAGTGGCGGGGTAATGGCCGTAGCCAAGCACTTTCCCGGCCATGGCGATACACACCTCGACAGTCATGTGGCCCTCCCGGTTGTCGAAGGCACCAAGGAAGAGCTGGCGATGCATCTTGCTCCATTCAGAAGTGCGGTGGCAGGTGGAGTGATGGGCATAATGACAAGTCATATCCTGTTTCCCCAACTTGAAAAGAACAATGTCCCTGCTACGATGAGCAGAAGCATCATCACCGATTTTCTACGTAGTGAATTAGGATTCAAAGGTCTGATCTTCAGTGACTGCATGGAGATGGATGCGATAGCAAAGCACTATGGCACCGTCAAGGGAGCGGTTGCGGCACTTAAGGCCGGAGTGGACCTGGTATGCATCAGTCACCATGTCTGTCTCGGCTGTGAAGCCGTTGAAGCCGTTGAAGCCGCCTTGGATGCCGGAGTGTTGAGTGAGGCGGATCTTAAGCAGTCGACACACAACATTCTCATGGCAAAATCTATGCTTGCAGAAGAGCAGAGACCGCCCTTGTCGGTTGTCGACTGCCCTGAGCACCGCGCGATGAATCAGAAACTCCACCGGCAGAGTCTTACCCTGGTGCAGGATGTGCCGTTTGCATTAGGCGACAATCCCTGTTTTGTCGGTCCCAAATGCTTCCGGGCGACCAACGTTTCCAGTGATGAGGAAGCGTTGGTGTTCGCCCCGTACATGGCCGCCTTGTTGGGAGGATCCTCAATCGTGACCGATGAGAATCCCGGCAACGAGGAGATCGAACGCGTAGGTGGGCAGACAAGCAGCAGTTCATCGGTAGTCTGTGCAACCTACAACGGTCATCTTCATCCAGGGCAAATACAACTGGTGAACTCCCTGGTGGAAAATAAGCCTGTGCTTTGCATCGCCTTGCGCAATCCGTACGACTTGGCCCTCTTGGATGCACGGATTCGCAGCATAGCCGCATATGCCTATACAAAACCAGTGTTAGCCGCCTTTGCGAAGTATGTACAGGAGCCTTTCCCACTGGAGGGTAGGCTCACCGTCTCATTGGGAGGTTCTCATGCCTGA
- a CDS encoding GNAT family N-acetyltransferase produces MPDMLVRLYDLPCSDSLLANLKEQGISIQRAMAPDKMRVLSWIGEHSSPAAQGEADVCFARHPISLFLAVKEKQILGYACYHATALDFFGPTRVLDSMQGKGIGKALLLRSLHALCDEGYAYAIIGGVGPAAFYEKCVGATLIEGSTPGIYKDFLGART; encoded by the coding sequence ATGCCTGACATGTTGGTACGACTCTATGACCTGCCCTGCAGTGATTCCTTGCTGGCAAACCTGAAAGAGCAGGGTATTTCCATTCAGCGGGCCATGGCTCCTGATAAAATGCGGGTCCTCTCCTGGATAGGCGAGCACTCCTCGCCCGCAGCACAGGGGGAGGCCGATGTCTGTTTTGCCCGCCATCCCATCTCGCTCTTCCTTGCAGTGAAGGAGAAGCAGATTCTTGGGTATGCCTGTTATCATGCAACCGCCTTGGATTTTTTCGGTCCGACCAGGGTGCTGGACAGCATGCAGGGCAAGGGTATTGGAAAGGCCCTCTTGCTGCGTTCCCTCCACGCTCTCTGTGATGAAGGCTATGCCTATGCAATCATCGGCGGGGTGGGACCTGCCGCCTTCTACGAGAAGTGCGTCGGGGCGACCCTGATCGAAGGGTCGACTCCCGGCATCTACAAGGATTTTTTGGGGGCCCGGACATGA
- a CDS encoding anhydro-N-acetylmuramic acid kinase — protein MSLVIGLMSGTSADGVDAALVRIEGEGESLCLEELAFVSCPYSDQVRSRLLVLAQGEEGGSRELCLMDALLGHLFVEAALEVCKTAGLKPSDISLIGTHGHTFHHIPQSTDYLGRAVRSTLQLGQSSFLSETFGCPVVSDFRPRDLAAGGQGAPLVPYTEYLLFRRTDASIALLNIGGIGNITILPAACSPDEVLAFDTGVGNMVIDELVARYSNNALRYDEGGAWAQRGVVDAAFLSWMEQVDSYLPLGLPKSTGRELYGKAYIQRLLEQADSRRLSSSDVLATATRFIARSVKIGLKRFYNADLDYLVVGGGGSHNLAILNALEQELGTAVHTWQDFGRDSDSKEAVAFALLAWQRLVRKPNTLPSATGANHSVVMGKLEL, from the coding sequence ATGAGCCTGGTCATCGGACTGATGAGCGGGACCAGCGCCGATGGAGTCGATGCCGCCTTGGTCCGCATCGAAGGTGAAGGAGAATCTCTTTGCCTCGAGGAACTGGCATTTGTTTCGTGTCCCTATTCCGATCAGGTGCGCTCCCGCCTGCTGGTCCTCGCCCAAGGTGAGGAGGGAGGCAGCCGGGAGCTGTGTCTGATGGATGCACTCTTGGGTCATCTCTTTGTGGAAGCAGCCCTCGAGGTCTGTAAAACCGCCGGTTTGAAGCCTTCGGACATCTCTTTGATCGGGACGCACGGCCACACGTTCCACCACATTCCGCAGAGTACCGACTATTTGGGGCGAGCGGTCCGCTCTACGTTGCAATTAGGCCAAAGCAGCTTCCTTTCTGAAACCTTCGGTTGTCCTGTAGTCAGCGACTTTCGTCCGCGTGACCTTGCAGCAGGCGGTCAAGGCGCCCCTTTGGTTCCCTATACCGAATACCTGCTGTTCAGACGAACTGATGCTTCGATCGCCCTGTTGAATATTGGAGGAATCGGCAACATCACCATTCTGCCTGCAGCCTGCTCCCCCGATGAAGTGCTCGCCTTCGATACCGGGGTGGGAAACATGGTCATCGATGAGCTGGTCGCCCGCTACAGCAACAATGCACTTCGTTACGATGAGGGAGGAGCCTGGGCGCAAAGAGGCGTCGTCGATGCTGCGTTTCTTTCGTGGATGGAACAGGTCGATTCGTATCTCCCCCTCGGTCTGCCCAAATCTACGGGAAGGGAGTTGTATGGAAAAGCCTATATCCAGCGGCTCTTGGAGCAGGCGGACAGCAGGCGGCTTTCATCATCCGACGTATTGGCAACAGCCACCCGGTTCATCGCCCGTTCGGTTAAGATAGGCTTGAAGCGTTTCTATAACGCCGACCTTGACTATCTGGTCGTCGGTGGGGGAGGAAGCCACAACCTGGCAATCCTGAATGCACTGGAACAAGAGTTGGGGACGGCTGTCCATACCTGGCAGGATTTCGGCCGTGACAGCGACAGCAAGGAGGCTGTAGCCTTCGCGCTTTTAGCATGGCAGCGGCTGGTTCGAAAGCCGAATACCCTACCTTCCGCAACCGGGGCAAATCATAGCGTGGTAATGGGAAAATTGGAGTTGTAA
- a CDS encoding extracellular solute-binding protein: MKKTLLVALLVLVSLSFSLFGAGVKETTSGPIAFSVFYSDNATLPFKHDWLTVTEVQKRVNAKVEFEVIPIVDYQTKVSLALNTGTNAPDVILYQSTKGENAALSLNGAIVPISDYEAWTPNFNSRVKEFGLEEDVAALKLKDGKRYFLPALFDVPFYDGGLILREDLLKKYNLTAPKTFDDLYQVLKVFKQHNPSSYPLTILAGPRVLYRMTMPAWGISLGKNGASGSNTLSWDYATKRYFAGAISEQYKSYITYMHKLYAEGLLDPEMAEPIDGDRWTQKLATGKAMASYAYYDQIGGVTANSTIDGFKLQMYPALAGPAGAHHQPKSKTGSGILFPIKTAKRSDFEQLVRTVDEMFFSEENAKLWCLGVEGTTYTVQNGKVVFSDEIRNSSEGIYKSLQVKYGCGSDVTQMVWVNAREMTKYDENYARINAEVEAIGDVIQAIPPTPKFDDRKAEEAGTLQTPLSDAFERWNSAFLTGSKSIEKDWDAYVKEMKSLGIDKFTELYNTSL; this comes from the coding sequence ATGAAGAAAACCCTGTTGGTTGCTCTCTTGGTTTTGGTTTCACTTTCCTTCTCGCTGTTTGGGGCGGGGGTTAAGGAGACCACAAGCGGCCCGATTGCATTTTCCGTATTTTATTCGGACAATGCCACCCTGCCGTTCAAGCATGATTGGTTGACAGTCACCGAAGTCCAGAAGCGGGTGAATGCCAAGGTCGAATTTGAAGTAATCCCGATCGTCGATTACCAGACGAAGGTTTCATTGGCGCTGAATACCGGAACCAATGCACCTGATGTAATCCTCTATCAGTCCACCAAGGGTGAGAATGCCGCCCTTTCGCTCAATGGTGCCATTGTGCCCATCAGCGATTATGAGGCCTGGACACCCAACTTCAACTCCAGAGTCAAGGAGTTCGGTCTTGAGGAGGATGTAGCGGCTCTCAAGCTCAAGGACGGCAAGCGGTACTTCCTGCCTGCTCTCTTTGATGTCCCGTTCTACGACGGCGGCCTGATCTTGCGTGAGGACCTCCTGAAGAAGTACAACCTTACAGCACCAAAGACCTTTGACGACCTGTACCAGGTGCTCAAGGTGTTCAAGCAGCACAACCCATCCTCCTATCCGTTGACCATCCTGGCCGGCCCGCGGGTGCTCTACCGCATGACCATGCCCGCGTGGGGCATCAGCCTGGGCAAGAACGGCGCCAGTGGAAGCAACACCCTCAGCTGGGACTATGCAACCAAGCGCTACTTTGCCGGTGCCATCAGCGAGCAGTACAAGAGCTACATAACTTATATGCACAAGCTCTATGCCGAAGGCCTGCTCGATCCTGAGATGGCCGAACCAATCGACGGCGACCGCTGGACGCAAAAGCTTGCGACCGGCAAGGCCATGGCCAGCTATGCCTACTACGACCAGATCGGCGGGGTGACGGCGAACAGCACCATCGATGGTTTCAAGCTGCAGATGTATCCCGCCCTTGCAGGGCCTGCCGGTGCACACCATCAACCCAAGAGCAAGACAGGGTCGGGAATCCTCTTCCCGATCAAGACGGCCAAACGCTCCGATTTCGAGCAGCTCGTCCGTACAGTCGACGAGATGTTCTTCTCCGAGGAGAACGCCAAGCTCTGGTGTCTGGGTGTTGAAGGTACGACCTATACCGTGCAGAACGGCAAGGTGGTCTTCTCCGATGAGATCCGAAACTCCAGCGAAGGCATCTACAAGAGTCTGCAGGTCAAGTACGGCTGCGGCAGCGATGTAACGCAGATGGTGTGGGTCAATGCCCGTGAGATGACCAAGTACGATGAGAACTATGCGCGCATCAACGCAGAGGTTGAGGCCATCGGTGATGTCATCCAGGCCATCCCTCCGACTCCGAAGTTCGACGACCGGAAAGCCGAGGAAGCGGGCACCTTGCAGACTCCGCTCTCCGATGCCTTCGAACGATGGAATTCGGCCTTCCTGACCGGCAGCAAGAGCATCGAGAAGGATTGGGACGCCTACGTCAAGGAGATGAAGAGCCTTGGCATTGACAAGTTTACCGAGTTGTACAACACCAGCTTGTAA
- a CDS encoding ABC transporter permease translates to MKQGKQLPRKSYFARYWQLYAMMVLPLLYFLVFKYVPMLGSVLAFRRYRPGMGPFGTEWVGLTYFSRFWSDPAFWRAFRNTLVLSILNLVVNFPIPILFAILLNEVHILPFKKVVQTVSYMPRFISTVVVIAILGELLSPSSGIINLLRQHLFGKEALYFMNEARFFRVIYILVDTWQYTGWTAIIYLAAITAIPAELYEAATIDGASRTQQIFFVTIPSIMSTIMVMLIISVGRLLSLGFEKVLLLYTPDNSMVSDIIDTLVYRTGLANQNYSYATAIGLFSGIIGVILVSSSNALSKRLTGEGIY, encoded by the coding sequence ATGAAACAAGGGAAGCAACTGCCGAGGAAATCGTATTTCGCACGGTATTGGCAGCTGTATGCCATGATGGTGCTTCCCTTGCTCTATTTCTTGGTGTTCAAGTATGTTCCCATGCTTGGCAGCGTCCTTGCCTTCCGACGATATCGTCCTGGAATGGGTCCGTTCGGAACCGAGTGGGTGGGCTTGACCTACTTTTCCCGATTTTGGTCGGACCCTGCATTCTGGCGGGCCTTTCGCAATACATTGGTCCTCAGTATTCTAAACCTGGTGGTGAACTTTCCCATACCGATTCTGTTCGCCATCCTGCTCAACGAGGTGCACATCCTCCCGTTCAAGAAAGTGGTGCAGACCGTCTCATACATGCCGCGTTTCATTTCAACGGTGGTCGTCATCGCCATTTTAGGGGAGTTGCTTTCCCCCTCAAGCGGCATCATTAACCTGCTCCGGCAGCACCTGTTCGGCAAAGAGGCGCTCTACTTCATGAATGAGGCCCGATTCTTCAGGGTCATCTACATCCTGGTCGACACCTGGCAATATACAGGCTGGACCGCCATCATCTATCTCGCCGCCATTACGGCAATTCCCGCCGAGCTGTACGAAGCTGCCACCATTGACGGAGCAAGCCGTACCCAGCAGATATTCTTTGTCACCATCCCTTCCATCATGAGCACGATCATGGTGATGTTGATCATAAGTGTGGGAAGGCTTCTCTCCCTTGGCTTTGAGAAGGTATTGTTGCTCTATACCCCGGACAACAGCATGGTCAGCGACATCATCGATACCTTGGTGTACCGAACCGGTCTTGCCAACCAAAACTACTCCTATGCCACGGCCATCGGCCTGTTCAGCGGCATCATCGGCGTCATCTTGGTTTCATCCTCCAACGCCTTGAGCAAGCGACTGACCGGGGAGGGGATATATTAG
- a CDS encoding carbohydrate ABC transporter permease has protein sequence MRTYKTPSSMLFSFVVYLVMVLTLAVCLIPFLYMLALSISSPKAIINNEVFLIPKGLNLQSYIQIFSYPNFFKAYGNTFFYTIAGTAISLTLMILFAYPLSKTRLKGVKAVMRLVIFSMFFSGGLIPNYLLVSYLQLTNTRLAMLIPFAINQFNLILLINFFKSIPVDLEEAAIIDGLDYKGILVLIVLPLSTAALATVGLYAAVFFWNDWFHGLIYLKSSQFPVMLFLRNIVTGTSMVGDAAGSGDKSTIAISIKSAVIITSTLPIIVLYPFLQRYFVKGVMIGAVKG, from the coding sequence ATGAGAACCTATAAAACCCCGTCTTCGATGCTCTTCTCCTTCGTGGTGTACCTGGTGATGGTCCTCACCCTTGCCGTCTGCCTGATTCCCTTCCTCTACATGCTCGCCCTCTCGATCTCAAGTCCGAAGGCAATCATCAACAATGAGGTTTTTCTCATCCCCAAGGGGTTGAACCTTCAATCGTACATCCAGATTTTTTCCTATCCGAACTTCTTCAAGGCGTATGGCAATACCTTCTTCTATACGATAGCCGGGACGGCGATCAGCCTGACGCTGATGATATTGTTCGCCTATCCGTTGAGCAAGACACGCCTTAAGGGTGTGAAAGCCGTCATGCGTCTGGTCATTTTTTCGATGTTCTTCTCAGGTGGACTCATTCCCAACTACTTGTTGGTATCCTATCTCCAGCTGACCAATACACGGCTTGCAATGCTCATTCCGTTTGCAATCAATCAGTTCAACCTGATTTTGTTGATCAACTTCTTCAAGTCGATCCCCGTCGATTTGGAGGAGGCCGCCATCATCGACGGTCTTGACTATAAAGGCATCCTGGTTCTCATCGTTTTGCCGTTATCGACTGCAGCCTTGGCTACCGTCGGCCTCTATGCCGCCGTCTTTTTCTGGAATGACTGGTTCCACGGCCTCATCTACCTCAAGAGCAGCCAATTTCCGGTCATGCTCTTTCTGCGCAACATTGTAACCGGCACCAGCATGGTCGGCGATGCGGCCGGTTCGGGGGACAAGAGCACGATCGCCATTTCAATCAAGAGTGCGGTGATCATCACCAGCACGCTTCCCATCATCGTGCTCTATCCCTTCCTCCAGCGGTATTTCGTCAAAGGCGTCATGATCGGGGCCGTGAAAGGGTAG
- a CDS encoding LacI family DNA-binding transcriptional regulator, whose amino-acid sequence MAAAPKKITYTAISELSGISIATISRVINNSPNVREETRRMVIDAMKALGFDTSSLEAVGSKTNDLIIFNIPSLDNPFYSLIIQGAKAAAQRNGYNMLVNEDPIDEKSYDTFTDLLKKTNAAGLITTNCINRSTLLKLNSSIPLVQCCECISSVDIPFVTIDDVSAARNAVEYLISLGRKRIAFINGPLQYKYAQDRLKGYLQALEQASIKKDPEIIIQLQEISYDMAVSAAFQLLNSDQRPDAFFASSDVYAAAAIKAVRRSALEVPKDIAIVGFDNIELSTMCTPSITTVNQPKFQLGLLSCEMLIKRISGEQIPISSMYMDTELIVRETTQKPSTTLSRPRS is encoded by the coding sequence ATGGCAGCTGCACCAAAGAAAATCACCTATACGGCTATCTCCGAACTCTCAGGCATCTCCATCGCCACCATCAGCAGGGTCATCAACAACAGTCCCAATGTACGTGAAGAAACACGCAGGATGGTCATCGATGCGATGAAGGCTCTTGGATTCGACACCTCCAGCCTGGAGGCGGTAGGCTCGAAAACCAACGACCTGATCATCTTCAACATCCCCAGCCTGGACAACCCTTTCTACAGCCTCATCATCCAAGGAGCAAAAGCCGCCGCCCAGCGCAACGGGTACAATATGTTGGTCAATGAAGATCCAATCGATGAAAAATCCTATGACACTTTTACAGATTTGTTGAAAAAAACAAATGCAGCCGGGCTGATCACCACCAACTGCATCAACCGATCTACCCTGCTCAAGCTCAACTCGTCCATCCCCTTGGTCCAATGTTGTGAATGCATCAGCAGTGTCGACATTCCTTTTGTGACCATCGACGATGTATCGGCGGCCCGCAATGCAGTGGAGTACCTCATCTCCCTAGGAAGAAAGCGGATAGCCTTCATCAACGGCCCTCTACAGTACAAGTATGCCCAGGACAGGCTGAAGGGGTATCTACAGGCCTTGGAGCAGGCATCCATCAAGAAGGACCCTGAAATCATCATCCAGCTGCAGGAAATAAGCTACGACATGGCTGTCTCGGCGGCGTTCCAGCTGCTTAATTCCGACCAAAGGCCCGATGCGTTCTTCGCCTCCAGCGATGTCTATGCTGCGGCGGCCATCAAGGCGGTGAGAAGGTCGGCACTGGAAGTCCCGAAGGACATCGCCATCGTCGGATTCGACAACATCGAATTGTCCACCATGTGCACCCCGTCAATCACCACGGTCAACCAGCCCAAGTTCCAACTTGGCCTGCTCAGCTGCGAGATGCTCATCAAGCGCATAAGCGGCGAGCAGATTCCCATCTCCAGCATGTACATGGATACCGAGTTGATCGTACGCGAAACAACCCAGAAGCCCTCTACTACCCTTTCACGGCCCCGATCATGA
- a CDS encoding substrate-binding domain-containing protein, protein MKKVLVLLLVLLVATSVVFAQGSKEAGAKKQLMGVVTPSADHGFTAESIRHSEAQVKALAAQYGFDYRFMTAAESSEQSNAVETILGMNPDVMVLWPVNGDELRSVAQSVMDAGVPLIVYDRFIPGLVPDAEISGDNVAIGEGAGVYFNEFFKDDLAKGKVNYLEFKGDSSTVPMERTNGFLSTASPNFNLVQSFVTNWSQQTAMEQMENFLNTKSKAEIESIKAIWTHDDEIVFGIVEALKNYHGSAKINIRLINGVSAGEGFMNLFENSGLSGIDFMTYTFSPSMVRDAIDLGLKVLQGEKLEKNYKVPTEMIDKTNYKTYMQGELYKVRYSL, encoded by the coding sequence ATGAAAAAGGTATTGGTACTCCTTCTTGTCCTGCTGGTAGCAACCAGCGTCGTGTTTGCACAGGGCTCCAAGGAAGCTGGTGCAAAGAAGCAGTTGATGGGAGTCGTAACCCCCAGCGCCGACCATGGATTCACTGCAGAGTCCATACGCCACAGTGAGGCTCAGGTAAAGGCACTGGCTGCACAGTACGGTTTTGACTACCGCTTCATGACGGCAGCTGAAAGCAGTGAGCAGAGCAATGCCGTTGAAACCATCCTCGGCATGAACCCCGATGTAATGGTTCTCTGGCCGGTCAATGGCGATGAACTGCGCAGTGTCGCCCAGTCGGTAATGGACGCTGGTGTTCCCTTGATTGTCTATGACCGATTCATCCCCGGTCTTGTTCCCGATGCAGAAATCAGCGGTGACAACGTTGCGATCGGCGAAGGCGCCGGAGTGTATTTCAATGAGTTCTTCAAGGACGACCTGGCCAAGGGCAAGGTAAACTACCTCGAGTTCAAGGGAGACAGCTCTACCGTCCCGATGGAACGCACCAATGGATTCCTCTCAACTGCAAGTCCCAACTTCAACTTGGTGCAGTCCTTTGTCACCAACTGGAGCCAGCAGACTGCCATGGAACAGATGGAGAACTTTTTGAACACCAAGAGCAAGGCTGAGATCGAATCAATCAAGGCGATCTGGACTCATGACGACGAAATCGTCTTCGGTATCGTCGAGGCCCTGAAGAACTATCACGGAAGTGCAAAGATCAACATCCGCCTGATCAACGGCGTCTCCGCCGGTGAAGGGTTCATGAACCTCTTTGAGAACTCCGGCCTCAGCGGCATCGATTTCATGACCTACACCTTCTCCCCGTCCATGGTCCGCGATGCTATCGACCTCGGTCTGAAGGTACTGCAGGGCGAGAAGCTCGAGAAGAACTACAAGGTTCCCACCGAGATGATCGAC